Proteins from a genomic interval of Neoarius graeffei isolate fNeoGra1 chromosome 24, fNeoGra1.pri, whole genome shotgun sequence:
- the LOC132872944 gene encoding C-X-C motif chemokine 11-6-like → MKSAAVFLVFACLLIVHVQGQTKISVSRCLCQGPAANTVRLQRIAKIEVYPASASCENVEIIVTLKNGAGKKCLNPKSEFTQKYIKTALEKRSAE, encoded by the exons ATGAAGTCTGCTGCAGTTTTTCTTGTGTTTGCCTGTCTACTTATTGTTCATGTACAAG GACAGACCAAGATCAGCGTATCGAGGTGTTTGTGTCAGGGTCCTGCAGCTAACACAGTTCGTCTACAACGGATTGCCAAGATTGAAGTTTACCCTGCTAGTGCATCTTGTGAAAATGTGGAAATCAT TGTCACTCTGAAGAACGGTGCAGGAAAAAAATGCTTGAATCCAAAATCTGAATTTACTCAGAAATACATCAAGACAGCGTTAGAAAAAAG GAGTGCAGAGTAA